A segment of the Bdellovibrio bacteriovorus genome:
CACTGAAACAGCGGCGACTCCGTCTGGATGTCGTCACTTTCAACCTCGTACAATTTCGCGCATGATGGGCATCTGATCTTCAATTTCACGTGGACTCACTCACTCTTTATGTTACTAATACCATGATGAAGAGATGGTTTCAATTTTTCAAGCATAAAGCCTACGATTTTCGTTGGGCGATTCTCTCCGGAATTCTCGTCGGCACAAGTTACATTCCGTTTCCACCTTGGGCGCTGATCTTCTGCTACACGCCGCTGTGGATTTACGTGACGGAAGAATCCTCGTCGGTGAAGAAATCTTTCTGGGCCGGATGGGTCACGCAGTTCATTCTGACCTTGATTGGTTTTCACTGGATCGCCTACACCGCACATGAATTCGGTCAGCTTCCGTGGGCCGTGTCCTATTTGGCGCTGCTGCTTTTTTGTGCGTTTATGCATCTCTATATCCCGGTGGCCGTGGCGGCAGCAACCTGGCTGCGCCTCAGATTCAAGCTTTCCGGCGGACAGACACTGTTTACGATCGCTCTTTTGCACGCGCTTTTGGAGCGAACCTGGCCGGTCATCTTTGAATGGCACTTGGGTTACACTCTGATCTGGTCGAAAATTCCGATGTATCATCTGGCGGATCTGGTCGGTTTCCACGGGCTTTCCACGGTGGTATTGCTTTTCAACGCCTGGATGGGTTACGTGTGGCTGAAACAAAGCTTTGTCAAAAAAGCCTTAAGTCACCTGTCATTGCTGGCGCTGACTTTTGCTGCTTTGGTGGGCTGGGGCTTCTGGCATGGGAAAGCCTGGAACAAGTTTGACGGCGAAACCAAGGCCACCGTGGTTCAGGCCAATATCGGCAATCTGGAAAAGATCTACGCCGAACAGGGCCGCGCTTATCAGGAAGTCATCACCCGCAAGTTCCTGGATCTGTCTTTTGCTGCTATGCAAAAGTATCCGCAGACCGACATCCTGATCTGGCCCGAAACGGCCT
Coding sequences within it:
- the lnt gene encoding apolipoprotein N-acyltransferase translates to MMKRWFQFFKHKAYDFRWAILSGILVGTSYIPFPPWALIFCYTPLWIYVTEESSSVKKSFWAGWVTQFILTLIGFHWIAYTAHEFGQLPWAVSYLALLLFCAFMHLYIPVAVAAATWLRLRFKLSGGQTLFTIALLHALLERTWPVIFEWHLGYTLIWSKIPMYHLADLVGFHGLSTVVLLFNAWMGYVWLKQSFVKKALSHLSLLALTFAALVGWGFWHGKAWNKFDGETKATVVQANIGNLEKIYAEQGRAYQEVITRKFLDLSFAAMQKYPQTDILIWPETAFPDYLDQHLLDRKHTQILISGLQPLGRPLITGAYSKDPKADEKQDTSTYNALFLVDQLGNNLDKPYRKTELLAFGEYLPLSEQFPFLLKLLPFVSNFGRGHGPEVMKWETPQGVIKWGGQICYEGLYPSFTRGLAEKGADILVNVTNDSWFGKTFEPQQHLYMTLARAIEVRRPLVRSTNTGVSTAVLANGDVLQKSPLHEEWSGQFVIKYLKNAPLTFFVQWGHWDWIVIILVLGAVIGRGALNARSRRS